A genomic window from Archocentrus centrarchus isolate MPI-CPG fArcCen1 chromosome 2, fArcCen1, whole genome shotgun sequence includes:
- the acp2 gene encoding lysosomal acid phosphatase isoform X2, producing MQQHFELGQFLRDRYKTLLNESYDRHEILVRSTDYDRTLMSAEANLAGLYPPSGQQVFKPDLKWQPIPVHTVPQSEERLLSFPLKDCPRYQQLMNETEHTEEFLNVTATYQDIIELVRNKTGLNHTTVETVWGVYDTLFCESLHNMPVPDWASPDVMKKLQKLKDFGFQVIFGVYNQQEKSRLQGGMLLGEIVKNLSRMAIPDPQRRLKMMMLSAHDTTVTALQASLSVFNGIQPPYASCHMIELYRDDNGAASVSMFYRNDSKVKPYPLQLPGCSLDCPLDEFVRITKLSISEDRDKECQLPSKGTDKQVIASLAVAGCLLLLLVVLLLGFLCRYKEPMSNRGYQHVINRDVGEYS from the exons ATGCAGCAGCACTTTGAGCTGGGCCAGTTTCTGAGGGATCGATACAAAACTTTACTCAACGAATCCTACGACAGGCACGAG ATCTTAGTTCGCAGTACAGACTATGATCGCACCCTCATGAGCGCCGAGGCCAACCTCGCAG GCCTCTACCCTCCCAGTGGCCAGCAGGTCTTCAAGCCCGACTTGAAGTGGCAGCCCATACCCGTCCACACTGTGCCGCAAAGTGAAGAGAGG cttctctCATTTCCTTTGAAAGACTGTCCTCGCTACCAGCAGCTGATGAATGAAACTGAGCACACTGAggaatttttaaatgttaccGCAACATACCAG gACATCATAGAGTTGGTAAGGAACAAAACAGGCCTGAATCACACCACTGTGGAAACAGTGTGGGGTGTGTATGACACACTCTTCTGTGAG TCTCTTCATAACATGCCAGTTCCTGATTGGGCCTCTCCTGACGTCATGAAGAAGCTCCAGAAGCTCAAAGACTTTGGATTTCAG GTCATATTTGGAGTGTACAACCAGCAGGAGAAGAGCCGGCTgcagggag GCATGCTGCTGGGTGAAATAGTGAAGAATCTCTCCAGGATGGCCATTCCAGACCCACAACGACGACTCAAAATGATGATGCTCTCAGCG CATGACACCACTGTAACTGCTCTCCAGGCCAGTTTGAGCGTTTTTAATGGAATACAGCCACCATATGCCTCCTGCCACATGATTGAGCTGTACAGGGACGACAACGG CGCTGCTTCGGTGTCGATGTTTTACCGGAACGACAGCAAAGTGAAACCGTATCCGCTTCAGTTACCGGGCTGCTCCCTTGACTGCCCCCTGGATGAGTTTGTAAGAATCACAAAGCTCTCCATCTCGGAAGACCGGGACAAAGAGTGTCAGCTCCCTTCAAAGGGGACAGATAAAC aggTAATCGCCTCCCTGGCAGTGGCTGGAtgtctgctcctcctcctcgtcgtgCTCCTCCTCGGTTTTCTTTGTCGGTACAAAGAGCCAATGAGCAACCGGGGATACCAGCATGTGATCAACCGGGACGTCGGAGAGTATTCCTGA
- the LOC115797483 gene encoding uncharacterized protein LOC115797483: MTLNNVNPCDSDGAEITLVLNSDSENSSDKETSPPPEKRGRMETHEWLTETAKDGTVWREEQIGRPLHHSPIDCYATDGEPTALARRKVSSRLQSFLCFITLEMLRTIQEWTVQHARQTQQGNWFMALPELKAFIAILILRGIVRLPAVHDVWSATLGVPAISKIMARNCFQDIMRHLRFDDKDTRNERVANDWFAAVSDIWGSFVTNCITSYNPGRHITIDEQLFPTKTRCCFLQYIATNPDKCGIKFWVACDLKSKYVCNIIPYLGKDPSRPTGEKLSENVVMKLMEPFMDKG, encoded by the exons ATGACCCTCAACAATGTCAACCCCTGTGACTCCGATGGAGCTGAAATAACCCTTGTCCTAAATTCCGACTCTGAAAATTCTTCTG ATAAGGAAACTTCGCCACCTCCAGAAAAGAGAGGTCGCATGGAGACACATGAGTGGCTGACAGAGACGGCAAAAGACGGCACAGTGTGGCGTGAGGAACAGATCGGAAGGCCTCTGCATCACAGCCCAATTGATTGCTATGCCACAGATGGAGAGCCAACTGCTTTGGCCAGAAGAAAGGTGTCGAGTCGCTTACagagtttcctctgtttcatCACTCTGGAAATGCTTCGGACCATTCAGGAGTGGACTGTCCAGCATGCACGCcagacacagcagggaaactgGTTCATGGCCCTCCCTGAACTAAAGGCGTTCATTGCAATCCTCATCCTGCGAGGGATTGTCCGCCTTCCAGCGGTGCATGATGTATGGTCAGCAACACTGGGAGTGCCCGCAATCAGCAAGATTATGGCCCGAAACTGCTTCCAGGACATCATGCGGCACCTACGCTTCGATGACAAGGACACACGCAATGAACGAGTTGCAAATGATTGGTTTGCTGCAGTCTCTGACATTTGGGGGTCTTTTGTTACCAACTGCATTACCTCTTACAACCCAGGAAGGCACATCACCATAGATGAGCAACTTTTTCCAACTAAGACCCGTTGCTGTTTCCTGCAGTACATTGCTACAAATCCTGACAAGTGTGGCATAAAGTTCTGGGTGGCATGTGACCTGAAATCCAAGTATGTATGCAACATCATCCCATATCTTGGCAAAGACCCCAGTCGTCCCACGGGGGAAAAACTATCAGAAAATGTGGTGATGAAGCTTATGGAACCATTTATGGACAAAGGATGA